In a single window of the Pseudomonas oryzihabitans genome:
- a CDS encoding TonB-dependent siderophore receptor yields MRRLVPAFYLLPLCALPLAGHAQEAAEDTPQALSDLTIVGSAESPTGPVQGYKAERSSSATRTDTPLHETPQSVSVVSREAIDDLSATRLQQALDQAGGVGRGNNFGGQGLTSYTVRGFTSSEYFRNGFPMNRGYPSAPDAATLERVEVLRGPAATLYGRSDPGGTFNVVTKQPLGERKTTLGSQFTDQGLRRGTLDTTGPVDEEGRLAYRLNLIAEGGDSFRDDVHTERYEVAPVLSWQATDATLITFEADIIRSNAPLDRGRTNYLTQRAEASRSTNAWEKGTTNLLHNDNESYQLRFEHQLNDAWTLAGGFQYLDGSLKGNAVEANGVQADGVTLRRNFNYRKLEWSDRDLQLNLTGHFDTFGLGHTLITGIEVEDYDYQSIIQRSNPAASPYPVNLLNPVLGQPRPALTLTPTHDHETLKTWAAFVQDQIALTERFKVLGGVRLERFEHDYDNKTPPQVLANGQVVTGDWSKDSNAVTPRLGVSYDLTPELALYASASKSFKPNTGAAFQGGGFDPEEGKAYEVGMKWAALDGRLSIDTAIFHTVKENVLTPDPANTNFNIAAGEVRSRGFEVNVTGDLTPNWRILGGYAFTDAEVTKDNTLARGTRLTNIPRNAVNLLNVYEFHEGKLRGLGLGANLKYVGEREGQKTAVSDYSMDSYTVTDLLSFYKVDEHLRLNLDVRNVFNKGYDESSWNAYSYPGEPRTVQAGFTYTF; encoded by the coding sequence ATGCGCCGGCTGGTCCCTGCTTTCTATCTGCTGCCTCTCTGTGCCCTTCCCCTCGCTGGTCATGCCCAGGAGGCAGCGGAAGATACCCCCCAAGCCCTGTCCGACCTCACCATCGTTGGCTCGGCCGAATCACCCACCGGGCCAGTACAGGGCTACAAGGCAGAGCGCTCCAGCAGTGCGACCCGCACCGATACCCCGCTGCACGAGACGCCCCAGTCGGTGAGCGTGGTCTCCCGCGAGGCCATCGACGACCTTTCCGCCACCCGCCTGCAGCAGGCGCTGGACCAGGCTGGCGGCGTCGGCCGAGGCAACAACTTCGGCGGCCAGGGCCTGACCAGCTACACGGTGCGCGGCTTCACCAGCTCCGAGTATTTCCGCAACGGCTTCCCCATGAACCGCGGCTATCCCAGCGCGCCGGATGCCGCCACCCTGGAGCGGGTCGAGGTCCTGCGCGGCCCCGCCGCGACCCTCTATGGCCGCAGCGATCCGGGCGGCACCTTCAATGTGGTCACCAAGCAGCCCCTGGGCGAGCGCAAGACCACCCTCGGCAGCCAGTTCACCGACCAGGGGCTGCGTCGCGGCACCCTGGACACCACCGGTCCGGTGGACGAGGAAGGTCGCCTGGCCTATCGCCTCAACCTGATCGCCGAGGGCGGCGACAGCTTCCGTGACGACGTGCACACCGAGCGCTACGAAGTCGCCCCGGTGCTGAGCTGGCAGGCCACCGATGCCACCCTCATCACCTTCGAGGCGGACATCATCCGCAGCAACGCCCCGCTGGATCGCGGCCGCACCAACTACCTCACCCAGCGCGCCGAGGCCAGTCGCTCCACCAACGCCTGGGAAAAGGGCACCACCAACCTGCTGCACAACGACAACGAGTCCTATCAGCTGCGCTTCGAGCATCAGCTCAATGACGCCTGGACCCTGGCTGGTGGTTTCCAATACCTCGACGGCAGCCTCAAGGGCAATGCCGTGGAAGCCAACGGTGTGCAGGCCGACGGCGTGACCCTCAGACGCAACTTCAACTACCGCAAGCTGGAGTGGAGCGATCGCGACCTGCAGCTGAACCTGACTGGCCACTTCGACACCTTTGGCCTCGGCCACACCCTGATCACCGGGATCGAGGTGGAAGACTACGACTATCAGTCGATCATCCAGCGCTCCAACCCTGCGGCCTCGCCTTACCCGGTCAACCTACTCAACCCCGTGCTGGGGCAGCCACGCCCGGCTCTGACCCTGACCCCTACTCACGACCACGAGACCCTCAAGACCTGGGCCGCCTTCGTGCAGGACCAGATCGCCCTCACCGAGCGCTTCAAGGTGCTGGGTGGCGTGCGCCTGGAGCGCTTCGAGCACGATTACGATAACAAGACGCCACCTCAAGTCCTTGCCAACGGACAGGTTGTCACCGGTGACTGGAGCAAAGATTCGAACGCCGTCACCCCGCGCCTGGGCGTCAGCTACGACCTCACCCCGGAACTGGCCCTCTACGCCAGCGCCTCCAAGTCGTTCAAGCCCAACACCGGCGCGGCGTTCCAAGGCGGCGGTTTCGACCCCGAGGAGGGCAAGGCCTACGAAGTGGGCATGAAGTGGGCGGCGCTGGACGGCCGCCTCAGCATCGACACGGCGATCTTCCATACGGTCAAGGAAAACGTCCTGACCCCTGACCCGGCCAACACAAACTTCAACATCGCCGCTGGCGAGGTGCGCAGCCGCGGTTTCGAAGTCAACGTGACCGGCGACCTGACGCCCAACTGGCGTATCCTCGGCGGCTACGCCTTCACCGATGCCGAGGTCACCAAGGACAACACCCTGGCCCGCGGCACGCGCCTGACCAACATCCCGCGCAATGCCGTCAACCTGCTTAACGTCTACGAATTCCACGAAGGCAAGCTGCGCGGCCTGGGGCTGGGCGCCAACCTCAAGTACGTGGGCGAGCGCGAAGGCCAGAAGACTGCCGTCAGCGACTACAGCATGGACAGCTACACGGTCACCGACCTGTTGAGCTTCTACAAGGTCGACGAGCATCTGCGGCTGAACCTGGACGTGCGCAACGTCTTCAACAAGGGCTACGACGAGAGCTCCTGGAACGCCTACAGCTATCCGGGCGAGCCGCGTACGGTGCAGGCCGGCTTCACCTACACCTTCTGA
- a CDS encoding ABC transporter ATP-binding protein, whose protein sequence is MIRLHDLALKRGDRTVISGLSTELHPGQVHVILGPNGTGKTTLLRALAGDLPLAAGHIERGKRRLVAGASLRAQREGWRQGVAYMPQDSHAEAALSVLETVAMGSLERLTLHLDDELLERALGKLDEVGIGHLASRQLGALSGGQRQLVFFAQVLMREPEVMLLDEPVSALDLRHQINLLDRVRHETRLHNQVTVVVLHDLNLACQYADSLLVLVDGGLLAAGRPAAIVTADLLEATYGVAVDILQDRQGRPVVQPLTGQAFSEA, encoded by the coding sequence ATGATCCGCCTCCATGACCTCGCGCTGAAGCGCGGCGACCGTACCGTGATCTCCGGGCTGAGCACCGAGCTGCATCCCGGCCAGGTCCATGTGATCCTCGGCCCCAATGGCACTGGCAAGACCACCCTGCTGCGCGCGCTCGCTGGGGACCTGCCGCTGGCGGCGGGTCATATCGAACGCGGGAAAAGGCGGCTGGTGGCGGGTGCTTCGCTCCGCGCTCAGCGCGAGGGCTGGCGCCAGGGCGTGGCCTATATGCCCCAGGATTCCCATGCCGAGGCGGCACTGTCGGTGCTGGAGACGGTGGCCATGGGCAGCCTGGAACGGCTGACCCTGCACCTGGACGATGAGCTGCTGGAACGGGCGCTGGGCAAGCTCGACGAAGTGGGCATCGGGCACCTGGCCTCGCGCCAGTTGGGCGCCCTGAGTGGCGGTCAGCGGCAGCTGGTGTTCTTCGCCCAGGTGCTGATGCGTGAACCCGAGGTGATGCTGCTGGACGAACCGGTCAGCGCCCTGGATCTGCGTCACCAGATCAACCTGCTCGATCGCGTGCGCCACGAGACCCGATTGCACAATCAGGTGACCGTGGTGGTGCTGCACGATCTCAACCTGGCCTGCCAGTACGCCGATTCGCTGCTGGTGCTGGTCGACGGTGGCCTGTTGGCCGCCGGGCGACCCGCCGCCATCGTCACCGCCGACCTGCTGGAGGCCACCTATGGCGTGGCGGTGGACATCCTGCAGGACCGCCAGGGCCGTCCGGTGGTCCAGCCGCTGACCGGCCAGGCCTTCAGCGAGGCCTGA
- a CDS encoding FecCD family ABC transporter permease: MSTSSLSSHADAIAEQRARERRRWRACGVFLALTLAGLVLDIATGPSLLSPLEVLKSLTGLGERQPMTDAIVRDLRLPIALMALAVGAALGAGGAQMQTLLNNPMASPYTLGMAAAAGCGAALSLALGSFGLGALIGVPLGAFVFAMLAALFLFALASLKRTGSDTIILGGIALLFLFQSLLSLVQFLSSPELSQQILFWLFGSLGRATWTTLAIVAGVTLLCCILLLRDAWKLAALRLGEARAESLGVDIRRLRLKVLILVAVMTATATSFVGVIGFVGLVAPHIARWQVGEDQRFLLPLSAICGALMLSFASVLSKSILPGALFPVGIVTAIVGVPFLLWLIFAPRRSSL, translated from the coding sequence ATGAGCACCTCTTCGCTCTCCAGCCACGCGGACGCCATCGCCGAGCAGCGCGCCCGCGAACGTCGTCGCTGGCGTGCCTGCGGGGTGTTCCTGGCCCTGACCCTGGCGGGTCTGGTGCTGGACATCGCCACCGGTCCTTCGCTGCTTTCGCCGCTGGAGGTGCTCAAGTCCCTGACCGGCCTGGGTGAGCGCCAGCCGATGACCGACGCCATCGTCCGCGACCTGCGCCTGCCCATCGCCCTGATGGCCCTGGCGGTGGGCGCCGCCCTCGGCGCCGGCGGGGCACAGATGCAGACGCTGCTCAACAACCCCATGGCCAGCCCCTATACCTTGGGCATGGCCGCCGCCGCGGGCTGTGGCGCCGCCCTCAGCTTGGCGCTGGGCAGCTTCGGCCTGGGCGCGCTGATCGGGGTACCGTTGGGCGCCTTCGTCTTCGCCATGCTGGCGGCGCTGTTTCTCTTCGCCCTGGCTTCGCTCAAGCGCACCGGCAGCGACACCATCATCCTCGGGGGCATCGCCCTGCTGTTCCTGTTCCAGTCATTGCTGTCGCTGGTGCAGTTCCTTTCGTCGCCGGAACTCTCGCAGCAGATCCTCTTCTGGCTGTTCGGCAGCCTTGGCCGCGCCACCTGGACCACCCTGGCCATCGTCGCCGGGGTGACCCTGCTGTGCTGCATCCTGCTCTTGCGCGATGCCTGGAAACTGGCCGCCCTGCGCCTGGGCGAGGCGCGTGCCGAGAGCCTGGGCGTGGACATCCGCCGCCTGCGCCTCAAGGTGCTGATCCTGGTGGCGGTGATGACCGCCACGGCCACCAGCTTCGTCGGGGTGATCGGCTTCGTCGGCCTGGTCGCACCCCATATCGCCCGCTGGCAGGTGGGCGAGGATCAGCGCTTCCTCTTGCCGCTGTCGGCCATCTGCGGCGCCCTGATGCTGTCCTTCGCCTCGGTGCTGTCCAAGTCGATCCTGCCCGGAGCGCTGTTTCCAGTAGGCATCGTCACCGCCATCGTCGGGGTGCCCTTCCTGCTCTGGCTCATCTTCGCCCCGCGCAGGTCCAGCCTATGA
- a CDS encoding ABC transporter substrate-binding protein has product MKGFARSGQWAVRLVTLIACFLIAPAFAETRQVTDVLGRTVTIEAPAKRVVLGFHYGDYLAVGGEHAFDAVVGVSRGAWERKVPANWALNVAHRPSLATLPDVGETENNSFSVEKVLALKPDLVVLAAWQLQALDSEVKRLEQLGIPVVAIDYNAQTLERHLASTRLLGIITGQEARATELANFYAKVVEDIQTRIAAAHRPRPRVYAEFGNKGPAEYSFTYGRNMWGAMVTLAGGDNIAAPFIQWWGVMNPEQVLMAQPEVIFISGREDNSNPTALPMGPGVSADDARSHLRTFMQRPGWSNLPAIRDGRLYGVYQGASRSLEDFAMLQFIAKQLYPDLFQDVDPMANYREYYRRYMPIQPQGTFAIGLNP; this is encoded by the coding sequence ATGAAAGGTTTCGCTCGCAGCGGGCAGTGGGCTGTCCGGCTGGTAACGCTTATCGCTTGCTTTCTGATTGCTCCAGCTTTCGCCGAGACCCGCCAGGTCACCGATGTCCTCGGGCGCACGGTGACCATCGAGGCGCCGGCCAAGCGCGTGGTGCTGGGCTTCCACTATGGCGACTATCTGGCGGTGGGGGGCGAGCATGCCTTCGACGCCGTGGTCGGTGTTTCCCGCGGCGCCTGGGAGCGCAAGGTACCGGCCAACTGGGCGCTCAACGTCGCCCACCGGCCATCCCTGGCCACCCTTCCCGATGTGGGGGAGACGGAAAACAATAGTTTTTCCGTCGAGAAGGTGCTCGCCCTCAAGCCGGATCTGGTGGTGCTGGCCGCCTGGCAGCTCCAGGCGCTGGACAGCGAGGTCAAGCGCCTCGAACAGCTCGGCATCCCGGTGGTGGCGATCGACTACAACGCCCAGACCCTGGAACGCCATCTGGCCTCCACCCGCTTGCTCGGCATCATCACCGGCCAGGAGGCACGGGCCACCGAACTGGCCAATTTCTACGCCAAGGTGGTGGAAGACATCCAGACCCGTATCGCGGCGGCCCATCGCCCGCGGCCGCGAGTCTATGCCGAGTTCGGCAACAAGGGCCCGGCCGAGTACTCCTTCACCTATGGTCGCAACATGTGGGGCGCCATGGTGACCCTGGCCGGCGGCGACAACATCGCCGCGCCCTTCATCCAGTGGTGGGGGGTGATGAATCCGGAGCAGGTGCTCATGGCCCAGCCGGAGGTCATCTTCATCTCCGGGCGTGAGGACAACAGCAATCCCACTGCCTTGCCCATGGGCCCCGGCGTCAGCGCCGACGATGCCCGCAGTCACCTGCGCACCTTCATGCAGCGGCCGGGCTGGAGCAATCTGCCGGCCATCCGCGACGGTCGTCTCTATGGCGTCTACCAGGGTGCCTCGCGCAGCCTGGAGGACTTCGCCATGCTGCAGTTCATCGCCAAGCAGCTCTATCCGGATCTGTTCCAGGACGTGGATCCGATGGCCAACTATCGCGAGTACTACCGCCGCTACATGCCGATCCAGCCCCAGGGCACCTTCGCCATAGGCCTGAACCCATGA
- a CDS encoding MFS transporter has product MTQTLAGAIPLADHPATAIAGTLDVQQFINRQALSAYQWRIVALCFLIVFLDGLDTAAMGFIAPALSVEWGIPRASLGPVMSAALGGMVFGALGSGPLADRFGRKGVLVVATFLFGGFSLLSAFSANLEQLVILRFLTGLGLGAAMPNATTLLSEYTPERLKSLLVTSMFCGFNLGMAGGGFVSAWMIPAYGWHSLLVLGGVLPLALAVVLLLWLPESARYLVVHGKSAERIRRVLAPIGREAAEARHFMVPEQKSVKTGNVFAVIFNRSYSAGTLLLWLTYFMGLVIVYLLTSWLPTLMRDAGASLEQAALIGALFQFGGVLSAVFVGWAMDRFNPHKVIGLFYALAGIFAYCVGQSLGQVALVATLVLVAGMCINGAQSAMPSLAARYYPTHGRATGVSWMLGIGRFGAITGAWMGATLLGLGWTFTQVLTALLLPAGLAALAVLIKGVVSHADAT; this is encoded by the coding sequence ATGACGCAAACCCTCGCGGGTGCCATCCCCCTGGCCGACCATCCGGCCACGGCGATAGCCGGCACCCTGGACGTCCAGCAATTCATCAATCGCCAGGCGCTCTCCGCCTACCAGTGGCGCATCGTCGCCCTGTGCTTTCTGATCGTCTTCCTCGATGGCCTGGATACCGCGGCCATGGGCTTCATCGCCCCGGCGCTGTCGGTGGAGTGGGGCATCCCACGCGCCAGCCTGGGGCCGGTGATGAGCGCCGCCCTGGGTGGCATGGTCTTTGGTGCCCTGGGTTCCGGCCCGCTGGCCGATCGCTTCGGCCGCAAGGGCGTGCTGGTGGTCGCCACCTTCCTCTTTGGCGGCTTCAGCCTGCTGTCGGCCTTCAGCGCCAACCTCGAACAGCTGGTGATCCTGAGATTCCTCACCGGGCTGGGCCTCGGCGCGGCCATGCCCAACGCCACCACGCTGCTCTCGGAGTACACCCCGGAACGCCTCAAGTCGCTGCTGGTGACTAGTATGTTCTGCGGCTTCAACCTGGGCATGGCGGGCGGCGGCTTCGTCTCGGCCTGGATGATCCCGGCCTATGGCTGGCACAGCCTGCTGGTGCTGGGCGGGGTGCTGCCCCTGGCGCTGGCCGTGGTGCTGCTGCTCTGGCTGCCGGAATCGGCGCGCTACCTGGTGGTGCACGGCAAGAGCGCCGAGCGCATCCGCCGGGTACTGGCGCCCATCGGTCGCGAGGCCGCCGAAGCACGGCACTTCATGGTGCCCGAGCAAAAGTCGGTCAAGACCGGCAACGTCTTCGCGGTGATTTTCAACCGCAGCTACAGCGCCGGCACCCTGCTGCTGTGGCTGACCTATTTCATGGGCCTGGTGATCGTCTATCTGCTCACCAGCTGGCTGCCGACGCTGATGCGCGACGCCGGTGCCAGCCTGGAACAGGCCGCCTTGATTGGCGCGCTGTTCCAGTTCGGCGGGGTACTCAGCGCGGTGTTCGTCGGCTGGGCCATGGACAGGTTCAACCCGCACAAGGTCATCGGCCTGTTCTATGCCCTGGCCGGGATCTTCGCCTACTGCGTCGGCCAGAGCTTGGGCCAGGTCGCCCTGGTGGCCACCCTGGTGCTGGTGGCCGGCATGTGCATCAACGGCGCCCAGTCGGCCATGCCGTCGCTGGCGGCGCGCTACTACCCGACCCATGGCCGTGCCACCGGGGTGTCCTGGATGCTCGGCATCGGCCGCTTCGGCGCCATCACCGGTGCCTGGATGGGCGCGACCCTGCTGGGCCTGGGCTGGACCTTCACCCAGGTGCTCACCGCGCTGCTCCTGCCGGCCGGTCTCGCCGCCCTGGCGGTGCTGATCAAGGGCGTGGTCAGTCACGCCGATGCCACTTGA